The following are from one region of the Pseudohongiella spirulinae genome:
- a CDS encoding cytochrome C assembly family protein has product MPITTLSGIVAIFLYLVSLNLHGRAIRDRSARIKAGPIVTMTGIGAALLHLLSAWTLVARDSSYHFGIIEISTLILAVIALLAIITNTRKSLAILVMGVFPVAIVTLLLSMFISSNYPPQQLSGGLAAHVILSILAYSLFALASVQAAFLAFQNYQLRHKHASAVIHRFPPLQDMEKLLFELLWVAQILLSGAILAGFVFVDDLATRGLAHKIVFSILAWVVFAILLWGRHQLGWRGNTAIRGTLGGFLLLLLGFYGSKFVIEYLLGG; this is encoded by the coding sequence ATGCCAATCACGACACTGTCAGGCATCGTGGCCATTTTTCTCTACCTGGTAAGCCTGAACCTGCATGGTCGCGCCATCAGGGATCGGTCTGCCCGCATCAAGGCCGGCCCGATTGTCACCATGACAGGCATCGGAGCAGCGCTGTTACATCTTCTGAGCGCCTGGACTCTGGTAGCACGGGATAGCAGCTATCACTTTGGCATTATCGAAATCAGCACCCTTATTCTGGCAGTGATTGCCCTGCTGGCAATTATCACCAATACACGAAAGTCGCTGGCCATCCTGGTGATGGGCGTCTTTCCGGTTGCGATAGTGACTCTACTGCTGTCCATGTTCATAAGCAGCAACTATCCGCCCCAACAGTTAAGCGGCGGACTTGCTGCGCATGTCATATTATCAATTCTTGCCTACAGCCTCTTTGCCCTTGCTTCGGTTCAGGCGGCCTTCCTGGCTTTTCAGAATTACCAGCTGCGTCACAAACACGCCAGCGCTGTCATACACCGTTTTCCTCCGCTGCAGGACATGGAGAAACTGCTTTTTGAACTACTGTGGGTCGCGCAGATTCTGCTGAGCGGCGCCATTCTGGCGGGCTTTGTATTCGTTGACGACCTGGCAACCCGGGGGCTGGCACACAAAATAGTGTTCTCCATCCTGGCGTGGGTAGTCTTTGCGATCCTGCTATGGGGCCGCCATCAACTCGGCTGGCGTGGCAATACAGCCATCCGCGGCACGCTGGGCGGTTTTCTGCTGTTGCTGCTGGGTTTTTACGGCTCAAAATTTGTCATCGAATATTTACTAGGAGGTTAA
- a CDS encoding HlyC/CorC family transporter — MDADSTVPFLTGLLIFLVFASAYFSSSETSMMSLNRYRLKHLVRQKHHGAMRVSRLLEAPDKLLGVILIGNNFVNLLSASIATSIAIQVFGNPETVLTTVVLTLVILIFAEITPKTIAALHPERIAYPSSLLLVVLLKVLYPLVWMANRVSHLLIRAFGINSVAGNDHQLSPEELRTVVHESAQMIPAQGQGMLLNVLDLEKVTVNDILVPRSEITGIDLEDDVNDILTQIGNTQHTRLPVYKKDIDHVVGVLHMRSVGKLVQSSDINREDITRELDPPYFIPESTPLHTQLFNFQSNRKRLAFVVDEYGDIKGIITLEDILEEIVGEFTTDIADSSLDVHPQADGTYLIDGTATLREINRALDWELDSDTAKTLNGLIVENLESIPDSPVGLQMGEYFAEIVQVKDNLIKTARMWRQPAAEPDHESDG; from the coding sequence ATGGACGCAGACTCGACGGTTCCCTTCCTTACCGGCTTACTGATTTTTCTTGTGTTTGCCTCCGCTTATTTTTCCAGCTCTGAAACCAGCATGATGTCGCTCAACCGCTACCGGCTGAAACATCTGGTCAGACAAAAGCACCACGGCGCCATGCGCGTCAGCCGACTGCTTGAGGCACCGGACAAACTGCTGGGTGTCATACTGATCGGCAATAACTTTGTTAATCTGCTGTCGGCATCCATTGCCACCTCTATTGCCATTCAGGTGTTTGGAAACCCGGAAACTGTCCTGACGACAGTGGTACTGACTCTGGTCATTCTCATTTTTGCTGAAATCACCCCCAAGACCATTGCGGCCTTGCATCCCGAACGTATCGCCTATCCGTCCAGCCTGCTCCTGGTGGTTCTTCTTAAAGTACTCTATCCACTGGTATGGATGGCTAACCGTGTCTCACACCTGCTGATTCGCGCTTTTGGCATCAACTCCGTGGCGGGCAATGACCATCAGCTAAGCCCGGAAGAGCTGCGCACGGTTGTTCATGAATCCGCGCAGATGATTCCGGCTCAGGGTCAGGGCATGTTGCTGAATGTACTGGATCTGGAGAAAGTGACGGTGAACGACATTCTGGTACCCAGAAGCGAGATAACCGGTATCGATCTGGAAGATGACGTCAATGATATTCTGACTCAAATAGGCAATACGCAACACACTCGCCTGCCTGTTTACAAGAAAGACATCGACCACGTCGTTGGAGTCTTGCATATGCGCAGCGTGGGCAAGCTCGTGCAAAGCAGCGATATAAACCGAGAAGATATTACCCGCGAGCTGGATCCACCTTACTTTATTCCTGAAAGCACGCCGCTTCACACACAATTGTTTAATTTTCAAAGCAATCGCAAGCGTCTGGCCTTTGTGGTCGATGAGTATGGCGACATAAAGGGCATTATTACGCTGGAAGATATTCTGGAAGAAATTGTCGGCGAATTCACAACTGATATCGCGGACAGCAGTCTGGATGTGCATCCTCAAGCCGACGGCACCTACCTTATTGACGGCACAGCAACGCTGCGCGAAATCAACCGTGCGCTGGACTGGGAGCTGGATTCAGATACTGCAAAAACCCTGAATGGCTTGATAGTGGAGAATCTTGAGTCCATTCCGGACTCCCCTGTTGGGTTGCAGATGGGTGAGTATTTCGCAGAAATCGTCCAGGTGAAGGACAATCTGATCAAAACCGCGCGAATGTGGCGACAGCCTGCTGCCGAACCTGACCATGAAAGCGATGGATAG